The following coding sequences lie in one Capsicum annuum cultivar UCD-10X-F1 chromosome 5, UCD10Xv1.1, whole genome shotgun sequence genomic window:
- the LOC107870857 gene encoding uncharacterized protein At4g22758: MLLYKTKKIQPEQGNRLLISITVVGSAGPIRFVVNEKELVANVLNTALKNYAREGRLPVLGSKLNDFVLYCPTVASEDLSPWETIGSFGVRNFVLVKKPQAENSILDRKQVDMARKGAGSWRAWFNKSLSRKIASY; the protein is encoded by the exons ATGTTGCTTTACAAGACAAAGAAGATTCAACCCGAGCAGGGAAACCGGTTATTAATCAGTATAACGGTTGTTGGGAGTGCAGGACCAATTCGTTTTGTTGTCAATGAAAAGGAACTTGTGGCTAATGTTTTAAATACTGCATTGAAAAATTATGCCCGTGAGGGGAGGCTTCCTGTTCTTGGatcaaaattaaatgattttgtgcTGTATTGTCCAACAGTTGCATCCGAAG ATTTGAGTCCATGGGAGACAATTGGATCGTTTGGTGTTCGTAACTTTGTGCTGGTCAAGAAACCGCAGGCTGAGAATTCAATTCTTGATAGGAAACAAGTGGATATGGCTCGGAAGGGAGCAGGAAGTTGGAGGGCATGGTTCAATAAGTCACTCAGTCGCAAGATAGCTTCTTACTGA